The Amycolatopsis sp. 195334CR genome window below encodes:
- a CDS encoding pentapeptide repeat-containing protein, which yields MWNWLTWQVGAGIGGGLLLLAVLVVARRGGMATTVLGWLVVAVLVAGGVLTGLLWLLGWPALPPGAAFGPPQLLELLKIALAVVAGLGGVVLLAVNLRKQRVTEKEHDLAVRKGHREATRAFNERFGVAAEQLAHASPAVRLAGVYAMAGLADGWSAQRQVCVDVLCGYLRVAPDPDDAGEREVRAAVLKVIRERTGKHSRWSLLTFDFSDVVLENADFSGLTFRGRVVFDRADFTGAFTSFAGTRFSGTLSCHGTDFLAERTTFARSVFQGASAEFVGARFTGALDFYGSKLNSADLDFYRVDFSGVEADFSRLGLRDGMVHFNRCDFVTGVLDLSRANLAVAVDVFLFDRIEVTYCRFERSRVDIRGVSREHLFWFEWSRFDDVEFPADGDGGATGWLHLSNCELTGGTVIPEAWLEVTPRPDKRRPAG from the coding sequence GTGTGGAACTGGCTGACCTGGCAGGTCGGGGCCGGCATCGGGGGCGGTCTGCTCCTGCTCGCCGTCCTGGTGGTGGCGCGGCGCGGTGGGATGGCCACCACCGTGCTCGGCTGGCTGGTGGTCGCCGTGCTGGTGGCCGGTGGGGTGCTGACCGGCCTGCTCTGGCTGCTCGGCTGGCCCGCGCTGCCGCCAGGCGCCGCCTTCGGCCCGCCCCAGCTGCTCGAACTGCTGAAGATCGCGCTGGCCGTGGTCGCCGGGCTCGGCGGAGTCGTCCTGCTCGCGGTGAACCTGCGCAAGCAGCGCGTCACCGAAAAGGAACACGACCTCGCCGTGCGGAAGGGCCACCGCGAGGCCACGCGGGCCTTCAACGAGCGCTTCGGCGTGGCCGCCGAGCAACTTGCCCACGCCAGCCCCGCGGTTCGCCTGGCCGGGGTCTACGCCATGGCTGGCCTCGCCGACGGCTGGTCGGCGCAGCGGCAGGTGTGCGTCGACGTCCTGTGCGGTTATCTGCGGGTGGCCCCCGACCCGGACGACGCCGGTGAGCGGGAGGTGCGGGCGGCGGTGCTCAAGGTGATCCGCGAGCGGACCGGCAAGCACAGCCGGTGGTCGCTGCTCACCTTCGACTTCTCCGACGTGGTCCTGGAGAACGCGGACTTCAGCGGCCTCACCTTCCGGGGCCGGGTGGTGTTCGATCGGGCCGACTTCACCGGCGCGTTCACCTCCTTCGCGGGCACCCGGTTCAGCGGGACGCTGAGCTGCCACGGCACCGATTTCCTGGCCGAGCGCACCACCTTCGCCAGGTCGGTGTTCCAGGGCGCCAGTGCCGAGTTCGTCGGCGCCCGGTTCACCGGCGCGCTGGACTTCTACGGCAGCAAGCTGAACAGCGCCGACCTCGACTTCTACCGGGTCGACTTCTCCGGGGTGGAGGCCGATTTTTCCCGGCTCGGCCTCCGCGACGGCATGGTGCACTTCAACCGGTGCGACTTCGTCACCGGGGTCCTCGACCTGTCGCGGGCCAACCTCGCGGTCGCCGTCGACGTCTTCTTGTTCGACCGGATCGAGGTGACGTACTGCCGGTTCGAGCGGTCCAGAGTGGACATTCGCGGGGTGAGCCGGGAGCACCTGTTCTGGTTCGAGTGGTCCCGCTTCGACGACGTCGAATTCCCGGCCGACGGGGATGGCGGTGCCACCGGCTGGCTGCACCTGAGCAACTGCGAGCTCACCGGTGGCACCGTCATCCCGGAAGCCTGGCTGGAGGTCACCCCTCGTCCAGATAAGCGGCGGCCTGCAGGGTGA
- a CDS encoding ABC transporter ATP-binding protein, whose protein sequence is MRRAGKATESGLTGPITIPDPRANPDEPKDLAARLKRVREAVGGTVRGLPRVARLTWGAGRLLTIGIALLTLIAGLLPTVTAYAAKLLMDAVVAAISGHGGTTAIVWLAAFQFGIFTATAVTTALTNICQQLLTERMVLTIRHQVMDHASRLHLAFFEGSESYDLLRQADREAPQRPVSMLTSGLGLIRTSITFGSMITLLITVSPLLALVALVAPIPAFVAQSKYGARAFTLTLMLSPFRRRMEYLSMLVTTDNHAKETKLFGLGPYLVDRFHRISTAAYEKQRKLIRNRNLAGAGWSLLSTFAGSAIALYIALEAVAGRLTLGDLALYTAAATAVQTSVQGLFNAFTGMYENNLYLDTLYKFLGTEPEIVAPPDPKPLPSPLLGRVTFDRVSFRYPGADEAALDDVSFTIEPGATVAVVGRNGAGKSTLLKLLCRLYDPTDGRILLDGVDIREFDPDELRRRMSAMFQDHVSYHATAAENIGLGDIDNVTDRPRVEDSARRAGVAERIERLPKTYDSPLGRWFDQGISLSGGEWQKLALARAFRRDAPILLLDEPTSALDAEAEHELFARLRELARGRTTLYISHRFSTVRQAEKILLLDKGKLAEHGTHDELMALGGGYAELFTLQAAAYLDEG, encoded by the coding sequence ATGCGGCGGGCGGGCAAGGCAACCGAAAGCGGGCTCACCGGCCCCATCACCATTCCCGATCCCCGCGCGAACCCCGACGAACCGAAGGACCTCGCCGCCCGGCTCAAACGCGTGCGCGAGGCGGTCGGCGGCACGGTCCGCGGCCTGCCCCGCGTCGCCCGGCTGACCTGGGGTGCCGGGCGCCTGCTGACCATCGGCATCGCGCTGCTCACGCTGATCGCCGGCCTGCTCCCGACGGTCACCGCCTACGCCGCGAAGCTGCTGATGGACGCCGTGGTCGCGGCGATCTCCGGGCACGGCGGCACCACCGCGATCGTCTGGCTCGCCGCCTTCCAGTTCGGCATCTTCACCGCCACCGCGGTCACCACCGCGCTGACCAACATCTGCCAGCAACTGCTCACCGAACGCATGGTGCTGACCATCCGCCACCAGGTGATGGACCACGCCAGCCGCCTCCACCTGGCCTTCTTCGAGGGCTCGGAGTCCTACGACCTGCTGCGCCAGGCCGATCGCGAGGCCCCGCAGCGCCCGGTGTCCATGCTGACCTCGGGCCTCGGCCTGATCCGCACTTCGATCACCTTCGGCAGCATGATCACCCTGTTGATCACGGTGAGCCCGCTGCTCGCGCTCGTCGCGCTGGTCGCGCCGATCCCGGCGTTCGTCGCGCAGTCGAAGTACGGCGCCCGCGCGTTCACGCTGACCTTGATGCTCTCGCCGTTCCGCCGCCGCATGGAGTACCTGTCCATGCTGGTCACCACGGACAACCACGCGAAGGAGACCAAGCTCTTCGGCCTCGGCCCGTACCTGGTCGACCGGTTCCACCGGATCAGCACGGCCGCCTACGAGAAGCAGCGCAAGCTGATCCGCAACCGGAACCTGGCCGGTGCCGGGTGGAGCCTGCTGTCCACCTTCGCCGGGTCCGCGATCGCGTTGTACATCGCGCTCGAAGCGGTCGCGGGCAGGCTGACGCTGGGCGACCTCGCGCTGTACACCGCCGCCGCGACCGCCGTGCAGACCTCGGTGCAGGGCCTGTTCAACGCGTTCACCGGGATGTACGAGAACAACCTCTACCTGGACACGCTGTACAAGTTCCTCGGCACCGAACCGGAGATCGTCGCGCCGCCGGACCCGAAGCCGTTGCCGTCACCGCTGCTCGGCCGGGTCACGTTCGACCGGGTCAGCTTCCGGTACCCGGGTGCCGACGAGGCCGCGCTCGACGATGTCAGCTTCACCATCGAGCCGGGCGCGACGGTGGCCGTGGTCGGGCGCAACGGAGCGGGGAAGTCGACGCTGCTGAAGCTGCTGTGCCGGTTGTACGACCCGACCGACGGGCGCATCCTGCTCGACGGCGTGGACATCCGCGAGTTCGACCCCGACGAGCTGCGGCGGCGGATGAGCGCGATGTTCCAGGACCACGTCAGCTACCACGCGACGGCGGCGGAGAACATCGGCCTCGGCGACATCGACAACGTGACCGACCGGCCGCGCGTCGAGGATTCGGCACGCCGCGCCGGCGTGGCCGAGCGCATCGAGCGGCTGCCGAAGACCTACGACAGCCCGCTGGGCCGGTGGTTCGACCAGGGCATCTCCCTGTCCGGCGGTGAATGGCAGAAGCTGGCGCTGGCCAGGGCGTTCCGCCGGGACGCCCCGATCCTGCTGCTGGACGAGCCGACCTCGGCGCTGGACGCCGAAGCCGAGCACGAACTGTTCGCCCGGCTGCGCGAACTGGCCCGCGGCCGGACCACGCTGTACATCTCGCACCGCTTCTCCACGGTCCGGCAGGCGGAGAAGATCCTGTTGCTGGACAAGGGAAAGCTCGCCGAACACGGCACGCACGACGAACTGATGGCCCTGGGCGGGGGCTACGCGGAGCTGTTCACCCTGCAGGCCGCCGCTTATCTGGACGAGGGGTGA
- a CDS encoding TetR/AcrR family transcriptional regulator encodes MSVEQRREMIVRAVLPLVAEHGAGITTSQIARAAGIGEGTIFRAFKDKDELLDACIAEVLRPDSALQAIAEIPLDQPLRERLVDAAATLAAHLERLGSVLGAMLATGRPPGRPEPDKQNLRARRESFTVMRDGIAELFEPERDRLRLPPEKLAALFSSLLLSLHRDGDQAATVDEIVDVFLNGACQ; translated from the coding sequence ATGAGCGTCGAGCAGCGGCGCGAGATGATCGTCCGGGCGGTGCTGCCGTTGGTCGCCGAGCACGGTGCCGGGATCACCACGAGTCAGATCGCCAGGGCCGCGGGCATCGGCGAGGGCACCATCTTCCGCGCCTTCAAGGACAAGGACGAGCTGCTCGACGCCTGCATCGCCGAGGTCCTGCGACCGGACTCCGCGTTGCAGGCCATCGCCGAGATCCCGCTCGACCAGCCCCTGCGCGAACGGCTGGTCGACGCCGCCGCCACGCTGGCCGCGCACCTCGAGCGGTTGGGCTCGGTGCTCGGCGCCATGCTCGCCACCGGTCGGCCGCCGGGGCGACCCGAGCCGGACAAGCAGAACCTCCGCGCCCGCCGCGAGTCGTTCACGGTGATGCGCGACGGCATCGCCGAACTCTTCGAGCCCGAGCGCGACCGGCTCCGCCTCCCGCCGGAGAAGCTGGCCGCGTTGTTCTCCTCCCTCCTGCTCAGCCTGCACCGCGACGGCGACCAGGCCGCGACCGTCGACGAGATCGTGGACGTCTTCCTCAACGGGGCGTGCCAGTGA